A stretch of the Thermosinus carboxydivorans Nor1 genome encodes the following:
- a CDS encoding methyl-accepting chemotaxis protein, with translation MTKLLSRFTMKTKLLLTFVVVALAPLVVLSGISFYQTYQKDVQSTYQDNQRMAAVLAGEFESMVQSWTDALRLISQTPQIMSMDPAQQVPMLKLVKQQYTDFTNVYVADTTGRQIARDAGEPVNIADRAYFQAIMKGAPVAISDALISKLTGRPTVIIGVPVKNAQGEVVGALCATVDLGALDAKTQKIKPGETGYTFVTDNTGRLIVHPKKDFVINLKNVSDLLPVQRAMARTTGFVAYEFENEKKLAGYAYVPSTGWGVIIQLPQDEALADARRHIVVSGAMVVAVILFIVAAAVVIARSIARPIGQVVEFTRAVAQGDFTQQLPVSGRDEIAQLAEAFNIMTDRLKELVMRINANAEHLAASSEELTASADQSTQAAGQVAASITDVAKDAERQLAELENTSAVLQEMSASIQQVAVNAKQVALQSDQAAGKAQNGSNLVDQAVGQMAQIEQTVAASAQAVASLGNRSDQIGQIVDTIAGIASQTNLLALNAAIEAARAGEAGRGFAVVAEEIRKLAEQAQEAAKQIAALIGEIQGETAKAVMAMESGTRAVRTGTEVVNTAGQAFREIVSLVTEVSGQIKEITAAIDRLAAGSQQIVGAVAHLDELSKMTAAESQTVSAATQEQLASAEEIASASQALARLAQELQQSVSVFRI, from the coding sequence ATGACAAAACTGCTTTCCCGGTTCACGATGAAGACTAAACTACTATTGACTTTCGTTGTGGTTGCGCTGGCGCCGTTGGTAGTTCTAAGCGGAATTAGTTTCTATCAGACTTATCAGAAAGATGTGCAGAGTACATATCAGGATAATCAGCGAATGGCGGCAGTTTTGGCCGGTGAATTTGAAAGCATGGTTCAGTCATGGACTGATGCTTTGCGGCTAATAAGTCAGACCCCGCAAATTATGAGCATGGATCCAGCGCAACAAGTTCCGATGTTAAAGCTGGTTAAACAGCAATATACTGATTTTACCAATGTTTATGTGGCCGATACGACCGGACGCCAGATCGCCCGCGATGCGGGCGAGCCTGTCAATATTGCCGACAGGGCTTATTTCCAGGCAATAATGAAGGGTGCGCCAGTCGCGATCAGTGACGCTCTTATTTCCAAATTGACCGGGCGCCCAACGGTGATAATTGGCGTACCGGTGAAAAATGCCCAAGGCGAGGTGGTGGGAGCGCTTTGCGCTACCGTCGATTTGGGGGCGCTTGATGCTAAAACCCAGAAGATTAAGCCGGGCGAAACAGGGTATACGTTTGTTACCGACAATACTGGCCGGCTGATAGTCCATCCTAAAAAGGACTTTGTCATAAATCTTAAGAATGTCAGCGACTTGCTGCCGGTACAAAGGGCGATGGCGAGGACAACCGGCTTTGTCGCCTATGAGTTTGAAAATGAAAAGAAACTAGCTGGTTACGCTTATGTGCCCAGCACAGGGTGGGGCGTAATCATTCAGTTGCCGCAAGACGAGGCATTGGCCGACGCTCGCCGCCATATCGTGGTATCAGGCGCGATGGTGGTGGCGGTAATACTGTTTATTGTTGCCGCTGCCGTGGTAATTGCGCGGTCGATAGCCCGGCCAATCGGCCAGGTAGTGGAATTTACCCGCGCTGTTGCCCAAGGGGATTTTACGCAGCAGCTGCCGGTAAGCGGGCGTGATGAAATTGCCCAGTTGGCAGAAGCCTTTAACATCATGACTGACCGGCTAAAAGAGCTGGTAATGAGGATAAATGCCAATGCCGAGCATTTAGCCGCCTCAAGTGAAGAACTGACGGCCAGCGCTGACCAGTCTACCCAGGCAGCCGGCCAGGTAGCCGCGTCCATCACTGATGTGGCCAAAGACGCTGAAAGGCAACTTGCTGAACTGGAGAACACTTCGGCGGTGTTGCAAGAGATGTCGGCAAGTATTCAGCAGGTGGCGGTTAATGCCAAGCAGGTTGCACTTCAATCGGACCAGGCTGCCGGCAAAGCCCAAAATGGCAGCAACCTGGTAGACCAGGCAGTTGGCCAGATGGCGCAGATTGAGCAGACCGTAGCCGCTTCTGCCCAGGCTGTTGCCAGTCTTGGCAACCGGTCCGACCAGATTGGTCAAATCGTGGATACCATCGCCGGCATTGCCAGCCAGACAAATCTGCTGGCCTTAAATGCCGCCATTGAGGCGGCTCGCGCCGGAGAAGCGGGGCGTGGTTTTGCCGTTGTGGCCGAGGAAATAAGAAAATTGGCCGAACAGGCGCAGGAAGCGGCCAAACAGATTGCTGCCCTGATTGGTGAGATCCAGGGTGAGACGGCGAAAGCCGTTATGGCTATGGAAAGCGGGACTCGGGCCGTCAGGACGGGGACGGAAGTCGTCAATACCGCCGGCCAGGCCTTCCGCGAAATTGTTAGTTTGGTAACCGAGGTTTCCGGCCAAATCAAAGAAATCACCGCGGCTATTGACCGGCTCGCAGCCGGCAGTCAGCAGATTGTTGGGGCGGTTGCGCATCTTGACGAGTTGAGCAAAATGACGGCAGCAGAATCGCAGACCGTGTCGGCGGCGACCCAAGAACAGCTGGCATCGGCGGAAGAAATCGCATCCGCTAGCCAGGCGCTTGCCAGGTTGGCTCAAGAGTTGCAGCAGTCTGTCAGTGTCTTTCGGATTTAA
- a CDS encoding putative zinc-binding protein translates to MAETCSCSAAPTLFFPCSGGSNVGQLANDISRQLAMEGHGKHFCLAGIGAHISGMVASAKAGSKIVAIDGCPLKCAAKTLAEANVPVTHSIVLTDWGVEKTYNLFPESELVQKNKERLLAIID, encoded by the coding sequence ATGGCGGAAACTTGTTCTTGTTCGGCAGCCCCGACCTTATTTTTCCCCTGTTCGGGCGGTTCAAACGTAGGTCAACTGGCTAACGACATCTCGCGGCAGCTCGCCATGGAAGGCCATGGCAAACACTTCTGTTTAGCCGGCATCGGCGCTCATATCAGCGGCATGGTTGCTTCGGCCAAAGCCGGTAGCAAAATTGTCGCCATTGATGGTTGCCCCTTGAAGTGCGCGGCAAAAACGTTAGCGGAAGCCAATGTCCCCGTTACCCATAGCATTGTCCTCACTGACTGGGGCGTAGAAAAAACGTACAACCTCTTCCCAGAGTCAGAACTCGTACAAAAGAACAAAGAACGACTTCTCGCCATTATTGACTAA
- a CDS encoding thioredoxin family protein → MKIEILGTGCAKCTNLFENAQKAVDMLGLDATVTKVTDIKAIMSYGVMMTPALVVDGVVKVAGKLLSPEEIAKLLK, encoded by the coding sequence ATGAAAATCGAAATCCTGGGAACCGGCTGCGCCAAATGCACTAACCTTTTCGAAAATGCGCAAAAGGCTGTTGACATGCTCGGCCTGGACGCCACCGTCACTAAAGTCACTGACATTAAAGCCATTATGTCCTATGGCGTCATGATGACGCCCGCCTTAGTGGTGGACGGCGTAGTAAAAGTAGCTGGTAAACTGCTCTCCCCCGAGGAAATTGCCAAACTTTTAAAATAA
- a CDS encoding permease, whose translation MSERQKLFLIIIVFLAAYFMPTEHPRVQSAILEAFAMLHEYAREHVLLCLVPAFFIAGAVSVFVRQDAVMRYLGAGANKLLAYSVASVSGTILAVCSCTVLPLFAGIYTRGAGIGPATAFLYSGPAINILAIVMTARILGLELGVARTIGAIAFSVIIGLAMAFIYREEEKAKEENFVMPDETNLSRKLWQEIVYFATMVAFLVFANWGRPLETTGFWATVYAYKWWLAGVSLAGVLFTVSSWFKAEERHEWYGSAWFFAKQILPLLLGGVLFAGLLLGRPGTDAGLIPDEYVKTLVGGNSLGANLFASIMGALMYFATLTEVPIIQGLLGSGMGKGPALALLLAGPALSLPSMLVIRQIMGTQKTLVYVSLVVVMSTITGMIYGALF comes from the coding sequence ATGTCTGAGCGGCAAAAACTTTTTTTGATTATTATAGTCTTTCTGGCAGCCTACTTTATGCCGACCGAGCACCCACGGGTGCAAAGCGCCATACTGGAAGCATTCGCCATGCTGCATGAATATGCCCGAGAGCACGTCTTACTATGCCTCGTCCCTGCTTTCTTCATTGCCGGCGCCGTATCCGTCTTCGTCCGACAGGACGCCGTCATGCGTTATCTAGGTGCGGGGGCGAATAAACTTCTTGCCTACAGCGTGGCTTCCGTCTCCGGTACGATATTAGCCGTATGCTCCTGTACGGTCCTGCCGTTGTTCGCCGGCATCTATACCCGCGGCGCGGGGATCGGTCCAGCCACGGCTTTCCTCTATTCCGGTCCGGCCATCAATATCCTGGCCATTGTCATGACCGCCCGCATCCTTGGCCTGGAACTTGGCGTGGCTCGCACCATCGGCGCTATTGCCTTTTCAGTGATCATCGGCTTGGCCATGGCCTTTATCTATCGAGAAGAAGAAAAAGCAAAAGAAGAAAACTTCGTAATGCCTGACGAAACAAACCTTTCCCGTAAATTATGGCAAGAAATTGTTTACTTCGCTACGATGGTCGCTTTTCTCGTTTTCGCCAACTGGGGCCGCCCCTTGGAAACAACCGGTTTCTGGGCCACCGTGTATGCATATAAGTGGTGGCTGGCCGGCGTGAGTTTAGCCGGTGTTTTGTTCACTGTCAGCAGTTGGTTTAAAGCGGAAGAGCGCCACGAATGGTACGGCAGCGCCTGGTTCTTCGCCAAACAAATTCTACCGCTCCTTTTAGGAGGCGTGCTGTTTGCGGGCCTGCTCCTCGGCCGGCCGGGCACCGATGCCGGCCTGATTCCGGACGAATACGTGAAGACCTTGGTCGGCGGCAACAGCTTAGGAGCTAACTTGTTTGCCAGTATAATGGGGGCACTGATGTATTTTGCCACCCTGACCGAAGTGCCCATTATCCAGGGTCTCCTCGGCTCTGGCATGGGTAAAGGTCCGGCCCTGGCCCTGCTGCTCGCTGGCCCGGCCCTGAGTCTGCCCAGCATGCTGGTAATCCGGCAAATCATGGGTACCCAAAAAACGCTTGTTTATGTATCATTAGTAGTAGTCATGTCTACCATTACAGGCATGATTTATGGGGCTCTATTCTAA
- a CDS encoding permease — translation MFQYIADYLTYQVFQLAPGSKLADAANFFIYDTMKIFFMLAVIVFVVAIIRTYFSPERTRQILSHKREFFGNISAALLGIVTPFCSCSAVPLFIGFLESGVPLGVTFSFLISSPMVNEIAVVLLWGMFGWKIAAIYMLSGLTVAIIAGMVIGKLKLEHLVEEYVFKMKVGQGQTTATVAFRDRVDYALSYTSELLRKIWPYVVVAIAIGGFIHGYAPADFLVQYAGKDNWFAVPLAVAIGVPLYSNAAGTIPIVYALVEKGMSIGTVLAFMMSVTALSLPEMIILRNVLKPKLIAVFVGIMTVTIIFTGYLFNTIL, via the coding sequence ATGTTCCAGTACATCGCTGATTACCTCACGTACCAGGTTTTTCAACTGGCGCCTGGCAGCAAGCTGGCTGATGCCGCTAATTTTTTCATCTACGACACCATGAAAATTTTCTTCATGCTGGCCGTGATTGTTTTCGTCGTGGCGATTATCCGCACCTACTTTTCACCGGAGCGAACACGACAAATTCTCAGCCATAAGCGGGAATTTTTCGGTAACATCTCCGCCGCGCTGCTAGGGATAGTTACGCCCTTCTGCTCTTGCTCGGCGGTGCCGTTATTTATCGGTTTTCTTGAGTCGGGAGTGCCGCTGGGGGTAACGTTCTCCTTTCTTATTTCGTCGCCGATGGTGAATGAGATTGCAGTAGTCTTATTGTGGGGCATGTTTGGCTGGAAGATTGCCGCCATTTATATGCTTTCCGGCCTAACGGTTGCGATTATCGCCGGCATGGTGATCGGTAAGCTGAAACTAGAGCATCTGGTAGAAGAATATGTGTTTAAAATGAAGGTCGGACAGGGGCAGACGACGGCCACCGTCGCTTTTCGCGACCGGGTGGACTATGCGCTCAGTTATACAAGCGAATTATTGCGCAAGATTTGGCCCTATGTGGTGGTAGCCATTGCTATCGGTGGTTTCATTCACGGTTATGCGCCCGCGGACTTTTTAGTACAATATGCGGGTAAAGACAACTGGTTTGCCGTCCCGCTGGCCGTGGCTATTGGCGTGCCTCTTTATTCCAACGCTGCCGGCACCATCCCCATTGTCTACGCGCTGGTGGAAAAAGGCATGAGTATTGGGACGGTGCTGGCCTTCATGATGTCGGTGACGGCGCTGAGTTTGCCGGAGATGATTATACTCCGCAACGTGCTGAAGCCGAAGCTCATCGCCGTTTTTGTCGGTATTATGACAGTGACCATCATATTTACCGGATATCTGTTCAATACAATTTTATAA
- a CDS encoding heparan-alpha-glucosaminide N-acetyltransferase, whose translation MTSDRIWEIDALRGLAIVLMVVFHLVVDLKDFYGAKLEYLSGFWFWVGRSSAVLFMLLSGVSTVLGRRPLRRGMAVFAWGMVLTAITYIYNPQTYIRFGILHLLGVSMLLGHGLRRFHPAIVTIIAFAFLALGQLAKTNAVSHSLFLPFGIMPENFTSLDYYPIFPWTGVFLLGYALGRTVYKRKMSRIPGPPRFIWLTTLGRRSLFIYLIHQPVLLTLLYLGHRLWR comes from the coding sequence ATGACTAGCGACAGGATTTGGGAGATTGACGCCCTGCGGGGCCTGGCTATCGTCCTCATGGTCGTGTTCCACCTTGTCGTGGATCTAAAAGATTTTTATGGCGCCAAACTGGAATACCTGAGCGGCTTTTGGTTCTGGGTAGGCCGTTCATCGGCCGTGCTGTTCATGCTCCTGTCCGGCGTCAGCACCGTTCTCGGCCGCCGCCCGCTACGGCGAGGAATGGCCGTTTTCGCATGGGGCATGGTCCTTACGGCTATAACCTACATATATAATCCCCAGACCTATATCCGCTTCGGTATTTTACATTTGCTGGGCGTAAGCATGCTACTGGGACATGGCCTGCGGCGATTTCACCCCGCTATCGTAACCATTATCGCTTTCGCTTTTCTGGCCTTAGGGCAGCTGGCCAAAACAAATGCCGTTTCCCATTCGCTTTTCCTGCCCTTTGGTATCATGCCGGAAAACTTTACCTCGCTGGACTACTATCCAATTTTTCCCTGGACCGGGGTATTCTTATTAGGGTACGCCCTTGGCCGGACAGTATACAAGCGAAAAATGAGCCGAATACCCGGCCCCCCTCGGTTCATTTGGCTGACAACGCTCGGCAGGCGTTCACTTTTCATCTACCTCATCCACCAACCGGTGCTGTTGACCCTATTATACCTAGGTCATCGGCTTTGGCGGTAA
- the ccsA gene encoding cytochrome c biogenesis protein: MALFVLLIWLGGIIYAILFVVSPTEGLGDLVRIAFFHIPVAWVAVMAFMLSAYWAVRYLRTGDIVYDWWGAAAAGWGLVFCLLATISGAIFAKLTWGAYWNWDPRQTTIFVLLLLYGAYLALRSAIADEAQRARVAAVYSLLAAGSVPFLVFIIPRYYFSLHPEPVLNRNGRLDIEPVMLWVLLAAVGACTAFFWQLLTRSVAKRGRRTKPGWKGTVRP; the protein is encoded by the coding sequence ATGGCCTTATTTGTACTATTGATTTGGCTTGGCGGCATCATCTATGCTATATTGTTCGTAGTATCGCCGACCGAAGGCTTAGGCGACCTTGTCCGGATCGCTTTTTTCCATATTCCCGTCGCCTGGGTGGCGGTCATGGCCTTTATGCTGTCTGCCTATTGGGCGGTGCGCTACCTGCGGACAGGCGATATCGTTTACGACTGGTGGGGAGCGGCTGCTGCCGGCTGGGGCCTTGTTTTCTGCCTGCTTGCTACCATAAGCGGGGCAATTTTTGCCAAACTGACCTGGGGGGCTTACTGGAACTGGGATCCGCGGCAGACGACTATCTTCGTTTTGTTGCTCTTGTATGGTGCGTACCTGGCCCTGCGGTCGGCAATTGCGGACGAAGCGCAGCGGGCCCGGGTGGCGGCCGTTTATTCCCTGCTGGCGGCAGGCAGCGTGCCGTTTTTAGTCTTCATTATTCCCCGCTACTATTTTTCGCTTCATCCGGAGCCGGTACTCAACCGCAACGGCCGCTTGGACATTGAACCGGTGATGTTGTGGGTGTTGCTTGCCGCCGTCGGCGCCTGCACCGCCTTTTTTTGGCAGCTGTTGACGCGGTCGGTGGCTAAACGCGGGCGCCGTACTAAACCGGGATGGAAGGGGACGGTACGGCCATGA
- a CDS encoding cytochrome c maturation protein CcmE domain-containing protein, which translates to MRSWRLFALAVVLLFLAFTAYMLRGSLTPYVDFAEARRTGSVVQVRGIMASPPAPVAGDDRAIRFWLWDEKGEAAPVVYRGPTPEGLEHADSIVVVGRYGQAGFIAERLLVKCPSKYRSQKQ; encoded by the coding sequence ATGAGATCCTGGCGTTTGTTTGCATTGGCCGTGGTGCTTTTATTTTTGGCCTTTACGGCTTATATGCTGCGTGGTTCGCTTACTCCCTATGTTGATTTTGCGGAGGCCAGGCGGACAGGCAGCGTGGTGCAGGTGCGGGGCATAATGGCGTCACCGCCGGCGCCGGTCGCCGGTGATGACCGGGCTATCCGCTTTTGGTTGTGGGACGAAAAGGGCGAAGCAGCGCCGGTTGTGTATCGGGGGCCGACACCGGAAGGGCTGGAGCACGCCGACAGTATTGTGGTCGTTGGCCGTTACGGCCAGGCGGGGTTTATCGCCGAGAGGCTGCTGGTCAAATGTCCGTCTAAATACCGCAGCCAAAAGCAATAA
- a CDS encoding radical SAM/SPASM domain-containing protein yields MIGCTKLLCGTATVSDIVKYGRRSHNLPPQMLQFSSDATPIVVWNMTNRCNLSCQHCYISAEDREYAGELTTEEAKAFIDDLAAMKVPVLLFSGGEPLVRPDLFELGAYARDRGIRPVISTNGTLITPAIAERIRATGFQYVGVSLDGNEEVHDRFRGRKGAFAETIAGIRNSLAAGNKTGIRFTVNKLNYHTLPEVLDLVEREKIPRFCLYHLVYAGRGRGMADLDISAKQKRQLIEFLIEKTQDFHRRGVETEILTTDNHADGIYILQYFERHQPERVDEVRQLLEMHGGCSAGQKMANVDPRGYVHACQFWGHKSLGNVREKPFSQIWQNTQDEFLLKLRDKSSHVEGRCGECRYKRLCGGCRIRAEAATGNLWGEDPACYLTDWKE; encoded by the coding sequence ATGATTGGTTGTACTAAATTGCTGTGCGGCACGGCGACGGTGTCCGATATCGTAAAATATGGACGGCGTTCGCACAATTTGCCGCCGCAGATGCTGCAGTTTTCGTCTGATGCCACCCCTATCGTTGTCTGGAATATGACGAACCGCTGCAACCTGTCTTGCCAGCATTGCTACATCAGCGCTGAGGACCGGGAGTACGCCGGCGAATTGACGACGGAAGAGGCTAAAGCATTCATCGACGACTTGGCGGCCATGAAGGTGCCGGTACTGCTTTTTTCCGGCGGGGAACCACTGGTACGGCCCGACCTGTTTGAACTGGGCGCCTATGCCCGCGACCGCGGTATCCGTCCGGTCATATCTACCAACGGCACGCTGATTACGCCGGCGATAGCCGAACGGATCCGGGCGACAGGCTTTCAGTACGTCGGCGTTAGTCTCGACGGCAACGAAGAAGTCCATGACCGCTTCCGCGGCCGCAAGGGCGCTTTTGCCGAAACAATCGCCGGCATTCGCAATTCGCTCGCCGCCGGCAATAAGACCGGCATTCGCTTTACGGTCAATAAGCTCAATTACCATACCCTGCCCGAGGTGCTTGACCTTGTGGAGCGGGAAAAAATCCCCCGATTTTGTTTGTACCACCTGGTTTACGCCGGCCGCGGCCGGGGGATGGCCGACCTTGACATCTCGGCTAAGCAGAAGCGGCAGTTGATTGAGTTCTTAATTGAAAAGACGCAGGACTTCCACCGCCGCGGCGTGGAAACAGAAATTTTAACAACCGATAACCATGCCGACGGCATCTATATTCTCCAATATTTTGAACGCCACCAGCCCGAGCGGGTCGATGAGGTTCGCCAATTGCTGGAAATGCATGGCGGTTGTTCGGCCGGGCAGAAAATGGCCAATGTCGATCCCCGTGGCTATGTACATGCTTGCCAATTTTGGGGTCATAAGTCGTTGGGCAATGTGCGGGAAAAGCCGTTTAGCCAGATCTGGCAGAATACCCAGGATGAGTTTCTGCTCAAGCTGCGTGATAAAAGCAGTCATGTTGAGGGGCGCTGCGGCGAGTGCCGCTACAAGCGTTTGTGCGGCGGCTGCCGCATCCGGGCGGAGGCGGCAACCGGCAATCTGTGGGGCGAAGATCCGGCCTGCTATTTGACCGACTGGAAGGAGTAA
- the nirJ2 gene encoding putative heme d1 biosynthesis radical SAM protein NirJ2 produces MIISWNTTQACNINCLHCYRDAGAKRADELTTAEGKKLLGEIAKAGFKIMILSGGEPLLRPDIYELIRHARAVGLRPVIGTNGTLIAPEVAKKLKDAGLAVAGISIDSLDRSHHDHFRGCSGAWEQTLRGIEACRQAGLPFQIHTTVTSWNEHEILAITDKAVELGAIAHHIFFLVPTGRGKDIEDTTLKTAQYEALLERILDKQAQVPIEIKPTCAPQFMRIARQKGMAMRYTRGCLAGTSYCVILPNGDVHPCPYLPIRVGNVRDTAFDVLWQTSPLFGELRSGVLKGACGRCGFTDICGGCRARAYYYSDGDYLAEEPWCSYGR; encoded by the coding sequence ATGATTATTTCCTGGAATACTACCCAGGCCTGCAATATTAATTGCCTGCACTGCTATCGCGATGCTGGGGCCAAACGGGCTGATGAGCTAACTACGGCGGAAGGTAAGAAGCTGCTTGGCGAAATCGCCAAAGCCGGGTTTAAGATTATGATTTTAAGCGGTGGTGAACCACTGCTTAGACCAGACATTTACGAGCTGATCCGGCATGCCCGCGCGGTGGGACTGCGGCCGGTCATTGGCACTAATGGCACCCTTATTGCGCCGGAGGTAGCGAAAAAGCTGAAGGATGCTGGCCTGGCCGTGGCCGGGATTAGTATCGATAGTCTTGACCGGTCGCACCACGACCATTTTCGCGGCTGCAGCGGCGCCTGGGAGCAAACGCTGCGTGGAATTGAAGCTTGCCGGCAGGCAGGGCTGCCGTTCCAAATTCACACTACCGTCACCAGCTGGAACGAACACGAAATCCTGGCCATTACCGACAAGGCGGTTGAACTTGGCGCTATTGCCCATCACATCTTTTTCCTGGTGCCGACCGGGCGGGGCAAAGATATTGAGGACACGACGCTAAAGACGGCGCAGTATGAGGCATTATTGGAACGAATCCTGGACAAGCAGGCTCAGGTACCGATCGAGATTAAGCCAACCTGCGCGCCGCAGTTCATGCGCATTGCCCGCCAAAAAGGCATGGCGATGCGTTACACGCGGGGCTGCCTGGCCGGTACGTCTTACTGCGTCATTTTGCCTAACGGCGATGTCCATCCCTGTCCTTATCTGCCCATCCGGGTGGGCAATGTCCGCGATACCGCTTTTGATGTATTGTGGCAGACCAGTCCGCTCTTTGGTGAGCTGCGGAGCGGAGTCCTCAAGGGCGCCTGCGGACGCTGCGGTTTTACCGACATCTGCGGCGGCTGCCGGGCCCGCGCTTATTACTACTCTGACGGTGATTATCTGGCGGAAGAGCCCTGGTGCAGCTATGGACGATAA
- a CDS encoding 2-hydroxyacid dehydrogenase, whose product MKKYQVVVAGKMRPCALAKISSECHVRQWDKIEPIPRNLLYEWLADAEGLVSTGDVRVDDELLAHAPRLRVIAQASVGYDNVDIAACTRRGIPFGNTPGVLVEATADLTFGLLLCAARRIHEGWNQVASGRWLNNHDVPFGIDLYGKTLGIVGMGRIGAAVARRAKACGMKVIYHNRSRRTDDEHLGATYVAFDDLLAQADCIVVLVPLSPASQGMFGRAEFAKMKRTAYFINAARGGLVDTQALYDALKEGQIAYAALDVTDPEPLPGDHPLLTLPNVLITPHIGSATHETRDRMAMLTADNLLAGLARRPLPACVNQEANYR is encoded by the coding sequence GTGAAAAAGTATCAAGTTGTCGTTGCCGGTAAAATGCGCCCCTGCGCCCTCGCTAAAATCAGCAGCGAGTGTCATGTCCGGCAGTGGGATAAAATTGAGCCCATTCCCCGTAACCTGCTCTATGAGTGGCTGGCTGATGCCGAAGGCCTTGTCTCCACCGGCGACGTGCGGGTAGACGACGAACTCTTGGCCCACGCTCCGCGTCTGCGCGTAATCGCCCAAGCATCGGTAGGTTACGATAATGTGGACATTGCCGCCTGCACCCGCCGCGGCATCCCTTTCGGCAACACGCCTGGCGTGCTGGTAGAAGCGACGGCCGACCTTACCTTCGGCTTACTGCTCTGCGCCGCCCGCCGCATTCATGAAGGCTGGAACCAGGTGGCCAGCGGGCGGTGGCTCAATAACCATGACGTGCCCTTCGGCATCGACCTGTATGGCAAAACGTTAGGCATCGTAGGCATGGGCCGGATTGGCGCCGCGGTAGCCCGGCGGGCGAAGGCCTGCGGCATGAAAGTTATCTACCATAACCGTAGCCGCCGCACCGACGACGAACACCTGGGCGCCACCTATGTCGCGTTTGACGACCTCCTAGCCCAGGCTGACTGTATCGTCGTCCTCGTTCCCTTGTCACCCGCCAGCCAGGGCATGTTCGGCCGCGCCGAGTTTGCCAAAATGAAACGGACAGCCTATTTTATCAATGCCGCCCGCGGCGGCCTTGTCGACACCCAAGCCCTTTACGACGCCCTGAAAGAAGGCCAAATTGCCTACGCCGCCCTCGATGTCACCGACCCCGAACCGCTGCCTGGCGACCATCCCCTTCTTACCCTGCCCAACGTCCTCATTACGCCCCATATCGGCAGCGCAACCCACGAGACGCGGGACCGCATGGCAATGCTTACTGCCGATAACCTGCTGGCCGGTCTGGCCCGACGGCCCCTGCCGGCTTGCGTCAACCAGGAAGCAAACTACCGGTAG
- a CDS encoding cupin domain-containing protein: protein MEKKFIKNIEFSTAVELADLVKYQPGQVISLTFVQNETLSMTLFAFAKGEGVSTHSAPGDAMVYMLDGEAEITIGDKKVRAKKGEAVVMPADVPHGLEAVENFKMLLILVRK from the coding sequence ATGGAAAAAAAATTCATTAAAAATATTGAGTTCAGCACTGCCGTGGAATTGGCCGATTTAGTAAAATATCAGCCCGGCCAGGTGATCAGTCTGACCTTTGTCCAAAACGAAACGCTAAGCATGACGCTATTTGCTTTTGCCAAAGGGGAAGGAGTTAGTACCCATTCCGCCCCCGGCGACGCCATGGTCTACATGCTGGACGGCGAAGCGGAAATTACTATTGGCGATAAAAAGGTGCGGGCCAAGAAAGGCGAGGCGGTTGTCATGCCGGCTGACGTCCCCCATGGGCTTGAGGCCGTGGAAAATTTCAAAATGTTGCTAATTCTAGTAAGAAAGTAG